A stretch of DNA from Microlunatus sp. Gsoil 973:
GGTCGGTCCGCGGTTCCAGACCACCGGTGTGCGTGCACACGACGGCGGCGTCGAACTCGGCAGCGACGTTGATCATCTCCGGGTCGTAACCACCCCAGGCGTCATTGATCAGGTCCGCTCCGGCCGCACAGGCCTCCCGGGCAACGGAGGACCGCCAGGTGTCGATGCTGATCACCGTCGACGGATGCCGCTCCCGGACCGCGGCGATGAACCCGACCGTCCGGCGCGCCTCCTCGGCAGCGTCGACCGGGTCGCCGGCACCCGCCTTGACCCCGCCGATGTCGATGATGTCGGCACCATCGTGGATCGCCTGCTCCACCCGGGCCAGCGCGTGCTGCTGGTCCCAGGTTGCACCGTTGTCGTAGAAGGAGTCCGGGGTCCGGTTGACGATGCCCATCACCAGGGGGTTGTCCGGTCATAGGTCTTGTCCCGGAACCGGAGCAGTGCCCCTGCACCCATCGTCACTCTCCTGTGGTTGGTTCGGACCGACGTCCGGCCGGCCAGCCCGAGTCTGGCAGGTGCCGGATGCCTTCCCATGATGCCCCGGCTCCGGGACCAGACAGAAATATGCGATCCACCTTGGTGTAATTCAGCCCGTCTCGGTGAGATTGTGCCGGACCGGCCTTGCGCAGATTCTGTAAAGAGGCTTAGCGTATTGGCGATGTCTCCGGATCTGCACCGGCAGGCGAACACCGCCACCGTGCTTCGTACGCTGGCCGAACACGGCCCGGCGAGCCTGGCCAACCTCCGGCAGCTGACCCGCTTGTCCCGTCCGACGCTCGAGGCGATCCTGGCCGATCTGGCGACGGCGGAACTGGTCGCCCAGGCCGAGCCCGGCCAGCCGCAGGGAGATGTCAGGGCCGGGCGGCCGGCCAGGAACTATCTGATCAATCCCGATGCCGGGTTCGTCGCCGGTGTCGACGTCGGCCGGCACAAGGTTCTGGTGACCATCGCGGAGCTGACCGGGGCCGTCCGGACCAAGGAGCGGACCGAGGTCCCGCCCCGGATCAGCGGCCCGGAGCTGCTCGAGCAGGTGCAACAGACCATGATCACCGCTGCGGCCCGGATCCCGGTCAGGCTCGATCGGCTGCACGGTGTCACCGTAGGAGTGCCCGGAGCGGTGGACGGCAGCGGCCGGATCACCCGCTCGGTCGTTGTGCCGCAATGGGACGGTCACGACATCGGCCGGGTGCTCGGTGACTGGGCCGGCGTTCCGATCATGGTCGGCAATGACGCCAATCTGGCCGTGCTCGCCGAGCAGCGGCTGGGAGCCGCCCGTCTGTGTCGGGACGTCGTCTACATACTGGCCGGCCGACGGACCAGGGCAGCATTCATGATCAACGGCACAGTGCTCACCGGGCGACACGGCGAGGCCGGTGAGATCGGATCGGTGCCGGAACTGTTCTTCGACACGCCGGAGATCCTCCTCGGCGATCAGCAGGCCGACAGTGAGCAGGTGACCGGCGTCTTCGCCGCGGCGCGCGCCGGCGATCCGGACAGCAGAGCCAGGGTGCGCCGCTTCAGTTGCGAACTGGCCCGCAGCATCCGATTCCTGATCACCGTCCTCGACCCGGAGATGGTGGTGATCGGCGGGGGGCCTGGCCGCGGCCGCCGACCAGTTCATCCCTGCCGTTGTCGATGATCTTGGCCCGTCGGCTCGCGGGACGCCAGTGGTCGGCTCGGAACTGGGTGACGCTGCTGTCGCTCTTGGCGCAGCCCACCACGCACTGCTGCAAGCGGCAGCCCGAGATCCGATGATCGCCGCGGTGGTCCCGCCCTGAGCCACGCCCGACGGCAATCTGATCAAGAACCCGAACAAGCAAACCGAACAGAGGAGATTTCCGTGTCGCAGTTGGTCCCACCGGCTTCCGAGCCGTTGCGGGTCGGCATGGTCGGAGCCGGCGGAATCGCCGGAGCCCACCTGCCGGCCTGGCTCGGAACCGGCGCCCAGGTCAGTGTGTACGCACACGACGGAGCCCATGCACTGGTCACCCGCTGCGGTGGCGGAACGGTCGTGGACTCCTTCGAGGAGTTGGCTTCCCAGGTCGACGTCATCGATGTGTGCACGCCGACGCCCTGCCACCGCCAGTACATCGAAGCAGCGGCGGCTGCCGGAAAGCACGTGCTGAGCGAGAAGCCGCTCGGCCGGACGGCCGCCGACGCCCGGGCGGCCATCGATGCCTGCTCCGCGGCCGGTGTCCAGCTCTACCCGGGCCACGTGGTCCGCTTCTTCAGCGAGTACGAGACGATGCACCGCGAGGTCGTCGCCGGGACGATCGGCGAGGTCGCCGTCCAGCGGTTCACCCGCGGCGGAACCCGTCCGGACAAGGCGTGGTACCACGACGATGAACAGTCCGGCGGCATCATCCTGGACCAGATGATCCATGATCTGGACTTCGCCCGGTGGAACGCGGGTGAGGTGAGCACCGCCTTCGCCAGGCTCTCCAAGAACGGTGAGGGCCTGGACGCCGTGGTCAACGCCCAGGTCGTGCTCACCCACGTCGGCGGCGCGATCTCCTACGTCGGCGGCATCTGGGCACGACCCGGCACCACTTTCCGGACCACTTTCGAGATCGTCGGTACGACCGGCTTCCTGCGGCACGACTCCACCCAGTACAAGCCGGTGGTGATCGACGGTGGGCTCGCCGATGATTCCGGCACCGGACTGCTGCCGGCCACGCACGGCGTCAGCCCGTTCGCCACCGAGATCGCCGAGTTCGCCCGTGCCTTCGCCGGCGGACCGCAACCCCGGGTGACCGCGGAGGACGGCTATGCCGCAACGGTGATCGCCGAAGCCGCGATCGAGTCCCTGGAAACCGGACGCCCCGTCCACCTCGAGCCGGCAGGAGTTTCAGCATGAGGATCGCCGTCCTGTCCTTCGCCCATCTGCATTCGATGGCGTACCTGAACGCGCTGTCCCAGCGCCCCGACGTCGAGATCGTCGCCACCGATCCCGACCACGCCAACCGGGAACCGGGGGAGATCGGTGGCCCGGAACTGGCCGAGCGGTTCGGCGTGCGCTACCTGGACAGCTACGACGCCGTCTGGGAATGGGGCCCCGACGCGGTGATCATCTGCTCGGAGAACTCGTTGCACCGACCGCTGACCGAACAGGCGGCCGCGCATGGCGTCCACGTGCTCAGTGAGAAGCCGCTGGCCACCACGGTCGAGGATGCCCAGGCGATGGTCGACGTCTGCGAGCGTGCCGGCGTCAAGCTGATGATCGCCCATCCGGTGCGCTACTCGACTGCCTTCCTCGAGCTGAAGGACGCCTACGATTCCGGAGCACTCGGATCGGTCAAGGCGGTGCTGGGCACCAACAACGGCCAGCTGCCCATCCACAGCCGCAAGTGGTTCGTCGATCCGGTGCTGGCCGGCGGCGGATCGGTCACCGATCACACGGTGCATGTGGCCGACCTGCTGGACAGCCTGTTCGACGGTGTCCCGGCGAGGAGCGTGTACGCGGTCAGCAACAAGATCCTGCACAGCGACCAGGTGGAGGTGGAGACCGGCGGACTGGTTTCGATCGAGTACGCCAACGGCGTGATCGCCACCGTCGACTGCAGTTGGTCCAAGCCGGACTCGTACCCCACCTGGGGCGGCCTGACCCTGCAACTGGTCGGCAGCAAGGGGATCGCCGACATGGACGCCTTCAACGCCCGGATCGACGGCCAGTCCGACGTCACGAACAACGCGCTCTGGTTCTCCTACGGTGTGAACGCCGATCAGGCGATGATCAACAAGTTCCTCGAGGTGGTGGCCGGCGGCCCGCAGCCGGCACCCGACGGACGGTCCGGTCTGCGGACCGTGTCGATCGTCGAGGCAGCTTACGAATCGATCCGGACGGGGCAACCGGTCACGCTCTGACACGATCGCAAGCATCCGCCGTAACCGACCGCGGACGGGCCCACCCCGGTGGCCCGTCCGCGGTCGTCGTTCGTCCCCCGTGGCGCCGGTCCAGCTAATAGCACGTGGACAACTGACCCCCGAGTGGTCTACCTTAGGTTCGTTACTTGACTAACTAACCACAGAACCAACGAAGGGGCACAGCTGTGACCAATGAGACAGTGCTCCCGGAACCGGCGGCCGACAGCCGACCGACGACCGGGACGAGAACCAGCCCGGCGACCGGACCAGCGGCAGGTCTGCGGGGGCGGCTCGGGTACCTGGACAACCTGCGCGCAGCGCTGACAGTGCTCGTCGTCGCCCACCATGCCGCGATCACCTACTCGAACCTGCCGCTGTGGTACTACACCGAGCCGCGGGACAACGCATCCGCGACCGGGTTCGTGATCTTCCTGGCGGTCAACCAGATGTATTTCATGGGCTTCTTCTTCCTGATCTCCGGACTGTTCGTCCCGGGATCGGTCGACCGCAAGGGGCCGTGGCGGTTCTTCCGGGACCGGCTGATCCGGCTCGGCATCCCGCTGGTCGGATTCTGGTTGCTCATCCGGCCGCTGCTGGCCATCGGCTCCTGGCCGGAGTACCGCAAGGCCGGATTGTCACCGCTGGCCTTCTTCCTTGCGGGATCCGACCCGGGGCCGATGTGGTTCGTCGAGGTGCTGCTGGTCCTCGGCCTGGTTTACGCGATCTACCGATCGGTCCGCGGCCGATCACTCGACCAACAGCGATCGGCGGTCGTTCCCGATGCGCGCGTCGGCAACCGGATGATCATGCTGCTGATCGGCGTGCTGACGGTGGTGACCTACAGCTGGCGGCTGGTGGTGCCGAGCGGCACGTACTGGCCGATCGTCGGGCTGCCGACCCCGTACTACCTGCCCCAGTACGTGTTCCTCTTCGTCGTCGGGCTGCTCGCCCAGCGCAGGGGATGGTTCTCGGCGTTGACCGTCCGGCAGGGCTGGGCAGGACTGGTGATGGCCCTGGTCGCCGGCGTCCCCGCGCTGGGGTTCTCCACCGTGCACGGGCCGGCCTACCTGGCGTCGGTGTTCTGCGAGCAGGTCTTCGCGGTCGGCGTGATCATGGCGTTGCTCGTTCTCTTCCGGACCCGGATCAACCGGACCGGTGCCGTCAGCCGGTTCGCCTCCGGCCAGGCCTTCGCGGTGTACGTCATCCACCCGCTCGTCCTGGTCGCGGTCGCCCGGTTGATCGCG
This window harbors:
- a CDS encoding ROK family protein → MSPDLHRQANTATVLRTLAEHGPASLANLRQLTRLSRPTLEAILADLATAELVAQAEPGQPQGDVRAGRPARNYLINPDAGFVAGVDVGRHKVLVTIAELTGAVRTKERTEVPPRISGPELLEQVQQTMITAAARIPVRLDRLHGVTVGVPGAVDGSGRITRSVVVPQWDGHDIGRVLGDWAGVPIMVGNDANLAVLAEQRLGAARLCRDVVYILAGRRTRAAFMINGTVLTGRHGEAGEIGSVPELFFDTPEILLGDQQADSEQVTGVFAAARAGDPDSRARVRRFSCELARSIRFLITVLDPEMVVIGGGPGRGRRPVHPCRCR
- a CDS encoding acyltransferase family protein; protein product: MTNETVLPEPAADSRPTTGTRTSPATGPAAGLRGRLGYLDNLRAALTVLVVAHHAAITYSNLPLWYYTEPRDNASATGFVIFLAVNQMYFMGFFFLISGLFVPGSVDRKGPWRFFRDRLIRLGIPLVGFWLLIRPLLAIGSWPEYRKAGLSPLAFFLAGSDPGPMWFVEVLLVLGLVYAIYRSVRGRSLDQQRSAVVPDARVGNRMIMLLIGVLTVVTYSWRLVVPSGTYWPIVGLPTPYYLPQYVFLFVVGLLAQRRGWFSALTVRQGWAGLVMALVAGVPALGFSTVHGPAYLASVFCEQVFAVGVIMALLVLFRTRINRTGAVSRFASGQAFAVYVIHPLVLVAVARLIAPLAAPGVVKFAVLVVIAVPVCWAAAYLLRRIPGVRRVL
- a CDS encoding Gfo/Idh/MocA family protein yields the protein MRIAVLSFAHLHSMAYLNALSQRPDVEIVATDPDHANREPGEIGGPELAERFGVRYLDSYDAVWEWGPDAVIICSENSLHRPLTEQAAAHGVHVLSEKPLATTVEDAQAMVDVCERAGVKLMIAHPVRYSTAFLELKDAYDSGALGSVKAVLGTNNGQLPIHSRKWFVDPVLAGGGSVTDHTVHVADLLDSLFDGVPARSVYAVSNKILHSDQVEVETGGLVSIEYANGVIATVDCSWSKPDSYPTWGGLTLQLVGSKGIADMDAFNARIDGQSDVTNNALWFSYGVNADQAMINKFLEVVAGGPQPAPDGRSGLRTVSIVEAAYESIRTGQPVTL
- a CDS encoding Gfo/Idh/MocA family protein → MSQLVPPASEPLRVGMVGAGGIAGAHLPAWLGTGAQVSVYAHDGAHALVTRCGGGTVVDSFEELASQVDVIDVCTPTPCHRQYIEAAAAAGKHVLSEKPLGRTAADARAAIDACSAAGVQLYPGHVVRFFSEYETMHREVVAGTIGEVAVQRFTRGGTRPDKAWYHDDEQSGGIILDQMIHDLDFARWNAGEVSTAFARLSKNGEGLDAVVNAQVVLTHVGGAISYVGGIWARPGTTFRTTFEIVGTTGFLRHDSTQYKPVVIDGGLADDSGTGLLPATHGVSPFATEIAEFARAFAGGPQPRVTAEDGYAATVIAEAAIESLETGRPVHLEPAGVSA